A single Drosophila miranda strain MSH22 chromosome XR, D.miranda_PacBio2.1, whole genome shotgun sequence DNA region contains:
- the LOC108151155 gene encoding retinin-like — protein MFKLVVLSALLAVAVARPGHLYESPLVYSAPATTTIVQEPFLANVGSVVKSVPTSVSHQSQSVVHSSAHVVQDVVAPVVKTYAAPVITSYAASPLVHTSYASPVVHTSYAAAPVVYNAGW, from the exons ATGTTCAAATTG gtggTGTTGTCTGCTCTTCTCGCCGTAGCTGTCGCTCGTCCCGGCCATCTGTATGAGTCTCCGCTGGTCTATTCCGCCCCAGCTACCACAACCATCGTGCAGGAGCCCTTCCTGGCCAATGTTGGTTCCGTGGTAAAGAGCGTTCCCACCTCTGTCTCCCACCAGAGCCAGTCGGTGGTCCACAGCTCTGCCCATGTCGTCCAGGATGTTGTCGCCCCCGTGGTAAAGACCTATGCAGCTCCCGTCATCACCAGCTACGCGGCATCTCCTCTGGTCCACACCTCATACGCCTCTCCCGTCGTCCATACTTCCTATGCGGCTGCTCCCGTCGTCTACAACGCTGGCTGGTAA
- the LOC108151148 gene encoding proton-coupled folate transporter encodes MSATEASARNETQRRRSIGSQTSATSIVGGEVAVVEQEGEVEGGGHCRSACQWLWLVITSTSVEPTMFLYMFAFMITSVVEQSFFLYKACRVNNNFSEAICTNIHKAENEAYKKQSLETTAWFLQWENISAHIFPIVMALFLGSFSDRRGRKLPLLMGLVGKFIYSTMIVVNAKMPHWPVQNIIYTATLPSALTGADVAIFASCFAYISDISTLEQRTIRVTILDVVYLSAMPTGVALGSHLFYNTFHQSYADMFVVNASLLALAILYTLFALKWQTTPRQRSLRELGCCGIWGDFFDKQHVKDSFSVLSKTRQGHRRSFLIILLVSMALYTFQRDEGSYLYLYTLDKFKWEVSSFSSFKTFKSSAYVIAMLLAVPLMNKVLGWRDTTIIFIGAFAHSIARLFYFFAATPKLLYAGAVVCSLGPIVGPMIRAMTSKVVPTSERGKVFALLSVCDNAVPFISGVCYSQIYRASLDDNYGGDVFMLTIATQMAVFLLILCIHIILGRNSLAVPEVAENESGLINPETALATPQEEEKY; translated from the exons ATGAGCGCGACAGAG GCATCCGCACGAAATGAAACGCAACGACGTCGCAGCATCGGCAGCCAAACGAGCGCGACTAGCATTGTAGGCGGAGAAGTGGCGGTGGTGGAGCAGGAGGGAGAGGTGGAGGGAGGTGGGCATTGTCGCAGCGCCTGCCAATGGCTATGGCTTGTTATCACCTCCACGTCCGTGGAACCGACCATGTTCCTCTACATGTTTGCCTTCATGATTACCTCCGTAGTGGAGCAGAGCTTTTTCCTGTACAAGGCCTGCCGCGTGAACAACAACTTTAGCGAGGCGATCTGCACCAACATCCATAAGGCCGAGAACGAGGCGTACAAGAAGCAGTCGCTGGAGACCACCGCCTGGTTCCTGCAGTGGGAGAACATCTCCGCCCACATCTTCCCTATCGTCATGGCTCTGTTCCTGGGCTCCTTCTCGGATCGTCGCGGCCGGAAGCTGCCGCTGCTGATGGGCCTGGTGGGTAAGTTCATCTACTCAACGATGATTGTGGTGAATGCCAAGATGCCCCATTGGCCGGTGCAGAATATCATCTACACGGCCACCCTGCCCTCGGCTCTGACGGGGGCCGATGTGGCCATTTTTGCCTCATGCTTTGCCTACATTTCGGACATATCCACGCTGGAGCAGCGCACCATCCGGGTGACCATATTGGATGTGGTGTATCTGAGTGCCATGCCCACGGGCGTGGCACTCGGCTCGCACCTCTTCTACAACACCTTCCACCAGTCGTATGCGGATATGTTTGTGGTCAACGCCTCCCTGCTGGCACTGGCCATCCTCTACACACTGTTCGCCCTGAAG TGGCAAACCACGCCCCGACAACGCTCGCTGAGAGAGTTGGGCTGCTGTGGCATTTGGGGCGACTTCTTCGACAAGCAGCACGTGAAGGACTCGTTCAGCGTGCTGTCGAAGACCCGCCAGGGCCATCGCCGCAGCTTCCTCATCATCCTGCTCGTCAGCATGGCGCTGTATACATTCCAGCGGGACGAGGGCAGCTACCTCTATCTCTACACGCTGGACAAGTTCAAGTGGGAGGTAAGCTCCTTCAGCAGCTTCAAGACCTTCAAGTCGTCGGCATATGTGATTGCCATGCTCCTGGCAGTGCCGCTCATGAACAAAGTTTTGGGGTGGCGTGATACG ACCATCATCTTCATTGGCGCCTTTGCCCACTCGATAGCCCGACTGTTCTACTTTTTTGCCGCCACTCCGAAACTGCTCTATGCCGGAGCCGTGGTCTGCAGTCTGGGGCCGATTGTGGGTCCCATGATTCGGGCCATGACCTCCAAGGTAGTCCCCACTTCGGAGCGTGGAAAGGTCTTTGCCCTGCTCTCTGTATGCGACAATGCGGTGCCGTTCATCAGTGGGGTCTGCTACTCGCAGATCTATCGCGCCAGCCTGGACGACAACTACGGAGGGGATGTCTTCATGCTGACCATCGCCACCCAGATGGCGGTCTTTCTTCTGATACT ATGCATTCACATCATTCTGGGCAGGAATTCGTTGGCCGTCCCCGAAGTTGCCGAGAATGAGAGCGGGCTGATCAACCCCGAAACGGCCTTGGCGACGCCACAAGAGGAGGAAAAATACTAG
- the LOC108151147 gene encoding protein scarlet, whose product MPSCRALRFERNANTRSGLRLSKAKEIMSDSDSKLIHVESGPPPEEHELQLVVPVATSNSEIPSLDSTPKLSKRNSSERSLPLRSYSKWSPTEQGATLVWRDLCVYTNVGGSGRGMKRIINNSTGAIQPGTLMALMGSSGSGKTTLMSTLAFRQPAGTVVQGDILINGRRIGPFMHRISGYVYQDDLFIGSLTVLEHLNFMAHLRLDRRVSREERRLIINELLERTGLLSAAQTRIGSGDDKKVLSGGERKRLAFAVELLNNPVILFCDEPTTGLDSFSAQQLVATLYELAQKGTTILCTIHQPSSQLFDNFNNVMLLADGRVAFTGSPQHALSFFANHGYYCPEAYNPADFLIGVLATDPGYEQASQRSAQHLCDQFAVSSAAKQRDMLVNLEIHMAQTGNFPYDTEVESFRGVPWYKRFHVVWLRATLTLFRDPTIQWMRFVQKIAMAFIIGACFAGTTVPNQLGVQAVQGAVFIMISENTYHPMYSVLNLFPQGFPLFMRETRSGLYSAAQYYIANILALLPGMIIEPFLFVTICYWLTGLRSTFYAFGITAICVVLVMNVATACGCFFSTAFNSVPLAMAYLVPLDYIFMITSGIFIQISSLPVAFWWTQFLSWMLYANETMTIAQWSGVQNITCFEESADLPCFHTGQDVLDKYSFNEDNVARNLLALVGLFFGFHLLGYYCLWRRARKV is encoded by the exons ATGCCCAGCTGTCGCGCGCTTCGGTTCGAGAGAAACGCAAACACCCGCTCAGGATTAAGGTTATCTAAAGCCAAAGAGATTATGTCCGATTCAGATAGCAAGCTCATCCATGTGGAGAGCGGACCGCCGCCGGAGGAGCACGAGCTGCAGCTCGTGGTGCCAGTGGCCACAAGCAACAGTGAGATCCCCAGCCTGGACAGCACCCCAAAGCTCTCGAAGCGCAACAGCTCTGAGCGGAGTCTGCCCCTCAGAAGCTACAGCAAGTGGTCCCCCACCGAGCAGGGCGCCACGCTAGTGTGGCGGGATCTGTGTGTCTACACCAACGTGGGTGGATCTGGACGTGGCATGAAACGGATCATCAATAACTCTACGGGGGCCATTCAACCAGGCACCCTCATGGCCCTCATGGGCTCAAG CGGTTCTGGGAAGACAACCCTTATGTCAACACTTGCCTTTCGACAGCCCG CCGGTACTGTGGTTCAAGGCGACATACTGATAAACGGCCGGCGCATAGGGCCATTCATGCACCGCATCAGTGGCTATGTCTACCAGGATGATCTCTTCATCGGTTCGCTCACGGTACTTGAGCATCTCAACTTTATG GCCCATCTTCGCCTGGATCGGCGTGTGTCCAGGGAGGAACGTCGCCTCATCATCAATGAGCTGCTGGAACGCACTGGACTCCTATCGGCTGCACAGACCCGCATAGGCAGCGGCGATGACAAGAAGGTACTCTCCGGAGGGGAACGCAAACGTCTGGCGTTTGCCGTGGAGCTACTCAACAATCCGGTGATTCTGTTCTGCGATGAGCCCACCACCGGCCTGGACTCCTTCAGTGCCCAGCAGCTGGTGGCAACGCTGTACGAGCTGGCCCAGAAGGGCACCACGATCCTGTGCACCATCCACCAGCCGAGCTCCCAGCTTTTCGACAACTTCAATAACGTGATGCTCCTGGCCGACGGCCGTGTGGCCTTCACGGGCTCGCCCCAGCACGCCCTCAGCTTCTTTGCCAATCATGGCTACTACTGCCCCGAGGCCTACAATCCAGCCGACTTCCTCATAGGTGTCCTGGCCACGGATCCCGGCTACGAGCAAGCCTCCCAGCGATCGGCGCAGCATCTGTGCGATCAGTTTGCCGTCAGCTCGGCGGCCAAGCAGCGCGACATGCTCGTCAATCTGGAGATCCACATGGCGCAGACGGGCAATTTTCCGTACGATACGGAGGTGGAATCCTTCCGGGGCGTGCCCTGGTACAAGCGCTTTCATGTGGTCTGGCTAAGGGCCACGCTGACGCTCTTCCGGGATCCCACCATCCAGTGGATGCGCTTCGTCCAGAAGATTGCCATGGCCTTCATCATTGGCGCTTGCTTTGCTGGCACTACGGTGCCGAATCAGCTTGGCGTGCAGGCTGTCCAAGGCGCAGTGTTCATCATGATATCCGAGAACACCTACCATCCAATGTACTCCGTGCTGAATCTCTTCCCCCAGGGATTTCCCCTATTTATGAGGGAAACCCGCTCGGGTTTGTACTCCGCGGCTCAATATTATATAGCCAATATTCTGGCATTG CTTCCTGGTATGATAATCGAACCGTTTCTCTTTGTCACCATCTGCTACTGGCTGACGGGTCTGAGGTCGACCTTCTATGCCTTCGGGATCACCGCCATTTGTGTGGTTCTCGTGATGAATGTGGCCACCGCCTGCGGTTGCTTCTTCTCCACCGCCTTCAACTCGGTCCCGCTGGCAATGGCCTATCTGGTGCCACTCGATTACATATTCATGATTACATCAGGCATCTTTATACAAATTAG CTCACTACCAGTGGCCTTTTGGTGGACGCAGTTTCTCTCCTGGATGCTGTACGCTAACGAGACCATGACTATTGCCCAGTGGTCAGGAGTGCAGAACATCA CCTGCTTTGAGgagagtgccgatctgccctGTTTCCACACCGGCCAGgatgtcctcgacaagtacaGCTTCAATGAGGATAATGTCGCCCGCAATCTGCTGGCGCTGGTGGGTCTCTTCTTTGGCTTCCACCTCTTGGGCTACTACTGCTTGTGGCGGCGCGCAAGGAAGGTGTGA
- the LOC108151156 gene encoding retinin-like, translated as MFKLVVLSALLAVAAARPGHLLESSPVVYSAPATTTIVQEPYLANVGSVVKSVPTSVSHQSQSVVHSSAHVVQDVVAPVVKTYAAPVVTSYAASPLVHTSYASPLVHISHAATPVVYNAGW; from the coding sequence ATGTTCAAGTTGGTGGTATTGTCTGCTCTCCTCGCCGTAGCTGCTGCCCGTCCCGGTCACCTGCTGGAGTCCTCCCCCGTGGTCTATTCCGCCCCGGCTACCACAACCATCGTGCAGGAGCCCTACCTGGCCAATGTGGGTTCCGTGGTAAAGAGCGTTCCCACCTCTGTCTCCCACCAGAGCCAGTCGGTGGTCCACAGCTCTGCCCATGTCGTCCAGGATGTTGTCGCCCCCGTGGTCAAGACCTATGCAGCTCCCGTCGTCACCAGCTACGCGGCATCTCCTCTCGTCCACACCTCATACGCCTCTCCCCTCGTCCATATTTCCCATGCGGCCACTCCCGTCGTCTACAACGCTGGCTGGTAA